A region of Vigna radiata var. radiata cultivar VC1973A chromosome 6, Vradiata_ver6, whole genome shotgun sequence DNA encodes the following proteins:
- the LOC106764693 gene encoding phosphoglycerate mutase-like protein 4, translating to MSIAKNRYWILRHGKSIPNERGIIVSSMENGTRPEFQLAPDGVHQAQLAAQLFQKELEAKNIPLADVRICYSPFSRTIHTANLVASFLNLPFDGPQCKVMEDLRERYFGPSYELLSHDKYEEIWDIDGKDPLVVGPGGGESVKDVAGRLASAMATIESEFEGCAILVVSHGDPLQILQAIMHAANEHKEPTYNDLASILKEVQVAPVLSQHRKYALQTGELRVLI from the exons ATGTCAATTGCAAAGAACAGGTACTGGATTCTGAGGCATGGCAAGAGCATTCCCAACGAGCGAGGCATCATCGTTTCCTCCATG GAAAATGGTACTCGCCCCGAATTCCAATTGGCCCCCGACGGTGTTCACCAGGCACAACTAGCTGCACAATTGTTCCAAAAG GAACTAGAGGCCAAAAATATACCGCTTGCTGATGTTCGCATTTGCTATTCTCCATTTTCAAGAACAATACACACCGCTAATCTTGTTGCTTCCTTCCTCAATCTTCCTTTTGATGGTCCCCAGTGTAAG GTGATGGAAGATCTTCGTGAACGCTATTTTGGTCCCTCATATGAACTCTTATCGCATGATAAA TACGAAGAAATTTGGGATATTGATGGAAAAGATCCACTTGTTGTTGGGCCAGGAGGAGGAGAAAGTGTCAAGGATGTTGCGGGTCGACTGGCAAGTGCTATGGCCACTATTGAATCAGAATTTGAAGG ATGTGCAATATTGGTAGTCAGCCATGGAGATCCCTTGCAAATATTGCAAGCAATTATGCATGCAGCTAATGAACATAAGGAACCCACCTATAATGACCTAGCATCAATATTAAAGGAAGTTCAGGTGGCACCCGTCCTGTCCCAGCACCGCAAATATGCGCTGCAAACCGGAGAGCTCAGGGTACTCATTTGA
- the LOC106764692 gene encoding isocitrate dehydrogenase [NAD] regulatory subunit 1, mitochondrial-like encodes MGVRGKVRMSVSVMKAAMKEMRRSVTYMPRPGDGAPRGVTLIPGDGIGPLVTNAVEQVMEAMHAPLYFEKYEVHGDMRRVPEEVLDSIRKNKVCLKGGLRTPVGGGVSSLNVQLRKDLDLYASLVNCFNLPGLPTRHDNVDIVVIRENTEGEYSGLEHEVVPGVVESLKVMSKFCSERIAKYAFEYAYLNNRKKVTAVHKANIMKLADGLFLESCRQVATKYPGIKYNEIIVDNCCMQLVSKPEQFDVMVTPNLYGNLVANTAAGIAGGTGVMPGGNVGADHAVFEQGASAGNVGKENQVEQKKANPVALLLSSAMMLRHLQFPSFADRLETAVKRVISEGKYMTKDLGGDSTTQQVVDAVIANLD; translated from the exons ATGGGGGTGAGAGGTAAGGTGAGAATGTCAGTATCAGTGATGAAGGCGGCGATGAAGGAAATGAGACGGAGCGTGACGTACATGCCTCGACCGGGGGACGGAGCGCCGCGGGGGGTGACACTGATACCGGGGGACGGAATTGGGCCTCTGGTGACGAACGCGGTGGAGCAGGTGATGGAGGCCATGCACGCCCCTCTTTACTTTGAGAAGTACGAGGTGCACGGGGACATGAGGCGTGTGCCGGAGGAGGTTCTGGATTCGATTCGGAAGAACAAGGTTTGCTTGAAGGGTGGTTTGAGGACTCCGGTGGGTGGAGGAGTAAGCTCCCTCAACGTTCAGCTCAGAAAGGACCTCGATCTCTACGCTTCCCTCGTCAATTGCTTCAACCTCCCCGGCTTGCCCACCCGCCACGACAACGTCGACATCGTTGTCATTCGTGAGAACACAGAGGGCGAGTATTCAGGTCTCGAGCACGAGGTCGTTCCCGGCGTTGTCGAGAGCCTCAAG GTTATGTCCAAGTTCTGTTCCGAACGTATTGCAAAATATGCCTTCGAGTATGCATACCTTAACAACAGGAAGAAAGTCACCGCCGTCCATAAAGCCAACATCATGAAACTCGCTGATGGTCTCTTCCTAGAATCTTGCCGACAAGTTGCAACCAAATATCCTGGTATCAAGTACAACGAGATTATTGTCGATAACTGTTGTATGCAACTTGTCTCCAAACCCGAGCAATTCGATGTTATG GTCACTCCTAATCTGTATGGAAATCTAGTGGCTAATACGGCAGCTGGAATTGCTGGAGGCACTGGTGTAATGCCTGGAG GAAACGTTGGGGCAGATCATGCTGTGTTTGAGCAAGGTGCTTCGGCTGGAAATGTTGGAAAGGAAAATCAGGTGGAGCAGAAGAAGGCAAATCCTGTTGCGCTGCTTCTCTCCTCAGCCATGATGCTGAGGCATCTTCAGTTTCCTTCATTTGCTGACAGACTCGAGACTGCTGTGAAGCGTGTGATTTCGGAGGGTAAGTACATGACTAAAGATCTTGGTGGAGACAGCACTACACAGCAGGTTGTTGATGCTGTCATTGCCAACCTCGACTAG
- the LOC111241900 gene encoding uncharacterized protein LOC111241900, with translation MDVYLLYRSLEAHSRXRGIPCVSRKKMQIITPNCRRQLGSYECAYYVMKHMHTIISTNMTESWNQIFNDSSPMETADIEDIRRNWASFLLSISRNLATLQ, from the exons ATGGATGTCTACCTTTTGTATAGGTCTTTGGAAGCTCATTCAAGGNTGCGGGGTATTCCATGTGTTTCTAGGAAGAAGATGCAAATAATCACACCTAAT TGTCGACGTCAGTTGGGCAGCTATGAGTGTGCGTATTATGTAATGAAACACATGCATACCATTATTTCTACAAACATGACTGAATCATGGAATCag atctttaatgattcatctcCAATGGAAACTGCAGACATTGAAGACATTAGAAGGAATTgggcttcttttcttttaagcatTAGTAGAAACTTAGCTACACTTCAATAG
- the LOC106764691 gene encoding protein DETOXIFICATION 45, chloroplastic, whose translation MEATHFTSSSFVSQHHGSTRRRPFVFKRNLIFYGYCPRFLRQAQSFSSPLVTLRAKPYSLPPNHLTSEQQHQQNADEDHQLHPNPSVKLPLDQNEKLQDVDVKRELLLLSLPALAGQAIDPLSQLMETAYIGRLGTVELASAGVSVSIFNIISKLFNIPLLSVATSFVAEDMAKAASTQHSDSDQGATDNTGNGKPFKTVPQRKQLSSVSTALLLALGLGIFEALALSLGSGAFLNLIGVSTQNPTYAPARHFLSLRAVGAPAVVLSLALQGIFRGFKDTKTPVICLGIGNFSSVFLFPLLMYYFRLGVTGAAISTVISQYIGTILMIWCLNKRAELLPPRMGNLQFGSYIKSGGYLLGRTLAVLSTITLGTSMAARHGPVAMAAHQICMQVWLAVSLLTDALAASGQALIASSVSRHEYKVVKEITSFVLRIGLVMGICLTAILGASFGSLATIFTQDSEVLQVVRSLVLFVSVSQPFNALAYIFDGLHYGVSDFRYAAFSMMFVGAVSSAFLLFAPPLFGLQGVWLGLVLFMALRSVAGAVRCLSKNGPWWFLHRDLQIV comes from the exons ATGGAAGCTACCCATTtcacttcctcttcttttgtctCTCAACACCACGGCTCTACCAGAAGAAGACCCTTCGTATTCAAGCGCAACCTTATCTTTTACGGTTATTGCCCTCGCTTTCTGCGCCAAGCGCAAAGCTTCTCATCGCCTCTCGTAACCCTTCGTGCCAAGCCCTATTCCCTCCCTCCCAACCACCTCACCTCCgaacaacaacaccaacaaaacGCCGACGAGGATCATCAGCTTCACCCGAACCCCTCCGT TAAGTTGCCGCTCGATCAAAATGAAAAACTCCAGGATGTGGATGTCAAACGAGAGCTTCTATTGTTGTCTCTGCCTGCCCTTGCCGGTCAGGCGATTGACCCCTTGTCGCAGTTGATGGAAACCGCCTACATTGGTCGACTCG GCACTGTCGAATTGGCTTCTGCGGGCGTTTCTGTATCCATCTTTAACATCATTTCTAAGCTTTTTAACATTCCCCTTCTAAGCGTTGCCACTTCCTTTGTTGCCGAGGACATGGCCAAGGCTGCCTCTACTCAGCATTCTGATTCAG ATCAGGGTGCTACAGACAATACTGGCAATGGTAAACCTTTCAAAACAGTTCCCCAGAGAAAACAGTTATCCTCTGTCTCCACTGCTTTGCTTTTAGCACTCGGCCTTGGCATTTTTGAGGCTTTGGCTTTGTCCCTGGGATCTGGAGCATTTCTAAATTTAATCGGTGTATCAACg CAAAATCCAACTTATGCTCCTGCACGACACTTTCTCTCTTTAAGAGCTGTTGGTGCTCCTGCAGTTGTACTTTCTTTGGCTCTTCAAGGCATTTTCCGTGGTTTTAAGGATACGAAAACTCCTGTTATATGTCTAG GCATTGGCAACTTTTCATCTGTCTTCTTATTTCCTTTACTCATGTATTACTTTCGGTTGGGTGTAACTGGTGCAGCCATTTCCACTGTTATTTCTCA ATATATTGGGACCATTCTGATGATCTGGTGTCTGAATAAACGAGCCGAGTTACTGCCTCCAAGGATGGGAAACCTGCAATTTGGCAGTTATATTAAATCTG GTGGTTACCTTCTTGGAAGAACACTTGCTGTTCTTTCAACCATTACATTGGGGACATCAATGGCTGCTCGACATGGTCCAGTAGCTATGGCTGCACATCAGATATGTATGCAAGTGTGGTTGGCTGTTTCCCTTCTTACAGATGCCTTGGCTGCATCTGGTCAG GCCCTTATTGCAAGTTCTGTATCCAGACATGAATACAAAGTTGTGAAGGAGATTACTAGTTTTGTATTAAGG ATTGGACTGGTAATGGGTATTTGCTTGACTGCAATTCTGGGTGCATCGTTTGGATCTCTAGCTACCATTTTTACTCAGGATTCTGAAGTCTTGCAGGTGGTGAGATCATTAGTGTTG TTTGTCAGTGTTTCTCAACCATTTAATGCACTGGCATATATTTTTGACGGTCTCCATTATGGTGTTTCTGATTTCCGATATGCTGCTTTCTCCATG ATGTTTGTGGGAGCAGTCTCCTCTGCATTCTTGTTGTTCGCACCTCCACTTTTTGGCCTCCAGGGCGTATGGCTAGGTTTAGTTCTCTTCATGGCTCTTCGTTCAGTAGCTGGCGCTGTCAG ATGTCTCTCAAAGAATGGTCCTTGGTGGTTTCTACACAGGGATTTACAAATAGTATAG